From the genome of Anopheles funestus chromosome 2RL, idAnoFuneDA-416_04, whole genome shotgun sequence:
tttaaatgtgcaaaAGCGCATTCAAGTGCGAAAGTGGAAGATAAATGTGAATGTGTAAAAGCAGTATTGTGTAAAGTGTCCTGtgtataaagttttttttacccgGGTAAGTCAATTAAACATTCAATCAGAAATAtcggaaataatatttttactgtAAGTAATTGATAGGACAGTGTTACTAGTAGCCGTGAGTTTATAACGAAAACAAGCTCAAGGACCATTTGTTGtattgtaaaattatattGACGATATTTCATCACTTAAGTTTTACCCGACCGTGCAACGAGAGAGACCCCAAACATGCCCCCATAAATCGATAAATATTCACCTTCGCACTCGCAACGACAATGGTTCACATAAAACACAACCCTCCATTACTATTGAAAAGGTCactttttaaacacttttgctCGTCACAGTTTGCACATCATGTATTTATCCCTGTTCCAGTGTTTTTGTAAAAAGCTCCTCACCAACGGTGCCACACGCTCCGGATGGGACAGATGCACGTGGTGTTTACCCTCCACTAGCGTATGCTCAAACAGTGGATTGCTAGCCGTAAGCACATCGATCGTTTCCTGATGATACTGTGGATCCTCGAACAGGGGAGTTTCGGTCGTTTTCAGGTATAGAAACGGTACCCGAATTCTGCGCGCCATTTCCAAATTTAAATCGTGTGACCATACCAACCCATGATTGTGCCGTATGCGACGATCGGTTAACCGGCGGTACAGACCCGTTCCTTCGGCCGATGGTTCCAGCGTACGGTAGAGCAAGTAATGGCAAGCATCGCGACTAATCGACTCGTGAAATCCCGCGTGCATATGCTCAACGTAATCGTCGTAGTGAAACAGTTTCTCTTCCTTCCTGGCCGTTGTGTCGTAGTCGAGCGTCTTTGGCAGTGAATCGGACAGCAGAAACAGCAACATATCCGGATCGAGTATGAAGGGTTTTAGCAGATCGAACGACACGAGCAGATCGACCCGATCGGGGAAAACGCCGGCAAACACGTAACTCATCACCGCACCGATCGAGTGACTCATTAGCGAAATGCGCGTCCAGCCGTAATGTTGCATCAGGTAGAGCAAAAGGCGCAATGTGTCCAGCGCGTTGTACGCCACACCCGCCGGCAGGTGTGCCGATCGGCCATGGCCGGGAAACTCGATGGCGAGAAAGCTGATGTCGTGCGGGAGCAAGGGAATCAAACGATCGAACGAACCGCCATTATCCATCCAACCATGTAGACATACGATCGGTCGAAGATCTCGTGGTCCCCACCATTTGCCGGTTACATCACCAAAGGGTAGCCGTATGCATACTTCGTGAACCttaaaacatgtttaattTGCTTACGTTTATGCTGCTCGTTTGGATTAAATTTAAACCATCTACTTACACCGTGCAATTCGTCATTCTGCTGTACCATGTGTCGTTTTGCCTCTGCCATGAAGAATGCTGCAAACGAGTGCTGCTACTTGCTGTGTGTGGTGTATCTGATTGAGTACTGAACCAACTACCGACCGCGCGGTTCTGCCACTGTTCTCGGTACGGTCGACCGAGTACCGAGTGCTTCTAACGGCTTTTGGATCCCAAAATGCACTATCTTTGATGGGGTGGATGTTTAAATGGAACAACCGTTTACATCTCACCGTTCAAGGTTGATCTTTTGCACCCAGAAGCAGTAGGGAGTGAAGCGAATATCGATCGTACCGTCGCGATCGTGGCTGTGGTGATGACAATACAAGACTAGTCGATTGTATTAACTTACAACGCGTTAGATAAAACCACGAACCCAGAAAGATCCCCCACCGCCATCTCATCGGAATCTCCCTCTCTGGGTAAAACTCGTCACGAAGATCTTATTATTGGTGATTTTCCTTAccgttttaaaacatttgcgTTTGGAAGAAATGTTCATTACATAAATCTTTTTTCGAGCTATTCGCTTCGACTTAATTCGATTGGTTATCCAATGAACCATGACCTTGGGACTAATGCCAGCCAATGGTTAATGTTTAGACGTCTAGGCGAAGTTGTATGCAAATTCAATAGCAAAACTTGTTTCGCATCACGTTGATTATATTTTGGTACAATAAGAGAAGGACTCCGTATAATAATAGGAGCTACTCTGTCTATGTCTATGCCTATCGAAGCTGATAGACTACTCAGTAAAACTGAGGCCATTGTACAAATGGTAGCTTTGGTATTTCTAGTGACTTCTACATTATAAAATGCGATTCCCTTAGAGTCCTGGAAGTTTAGACTATGATCAGCAAGAAAGTAACTACTTCCTTACGTCTTTGTGGTCATCATGATGTTGTTCTTGGAGTCCTTGGAGTTTAGACTATGATCAGCAAGAAAGTAACTACTTCCTTACGTCTTTGTGGTCATCATGATGTTGTTCTTGTGACTATTCTAGTTTGAAGAACAGGCAATATGAACTTATAGGTAATAAGAACCACCTTAACCAACTTTCCCGTCGTTGGCATTGTTTATTAACTAATCATAACAAAGATACCCCAAACCAACGATTGCAAAACTTCCATTGCAAAAATGCATCTACAGCTTGCTCGCAACATCTTCATCCTTCTGCCAGTAGCGATTCAAAAAATCCGTCACCACTGGTGCAACTCGCTCCGGATGCGACAGATGCACATGGTGCGTCCCTTCCACATATCGTAACTCGAACCGTGAATTGTTACGCTCCAGTATTTCGATCACCTCATCGTAGTACTGCTTCCGCTCCCAGTATGGTGATTCGGTCGCTTTGATAAACAGAAACGGCATCGTCAGATTTTGCGCCAACCGTTTGTTAACGTCCTGTGACCAGAGAAACCCTAGCCCATACTTTAACCGGCTG
Proteins encoded in this window:
- the LOC125763531 gene encoding probable serine hydrolase, with amino-acid sequence MAEAKRHMVQQNDELHGVHEVCIRLPFGDVTGKWWGPRDLRPIVCLHGWMDNGGSFDRLIPLLPHDISFLAIEFPGHGRSAHLPAGVAYNALDTLRLLLYLMQHYGWTRISLMSHSIGAVMSYVFAGVFPDRVDLLVSFDLLKPFILDPDMLLFLLSDSLPKTLDYDTTARKEEKLFHYDDYVEHMHAGFHESISRDACHYLLYRTLEPSAEGTGLYRRLTDRRIRHNHGLVWSHDLNLEMARRIRVPFLYLKTTETPLFEDPQYHQETIDVLTASNPLFEHTLVEGKHHVHLSHPERVAPLVRSFLQKHWNRDKYMMCKL